One stretch of Bos indicus x Bos taurus breed Angus x Brahman F1 hybrid chromosome 22, Bos_hybrid_MaternalHap_v2.0, whole genome shotgun sequence DNA includes these proteins:
- the BAP1 gene encoding ubiquitin carboxyl-terminal hydrolase BAP1 isoform X1 codes for MNKGWLELESDPGLFTLLVEDFGVKGVQVEEIYDLQSKCQGPVYGFIFLFKWIEERRSRRKVSTLVDDTSVIDDDIVNNMFFAHQLIPNSCATHALLSVLLNCSNVDLGPTLSRMKDFTKGFSPESKGYAIGNAPELAKAHNSHARPEPRHLPEKQNGLSAVRTMEAFHFVSYVPITGRLFELDGLKVYPIDHGPWGEDEEWTDKARRVIMERIGLATAGEPYHDIRFNLMAVVPDRRIKYEARLHVLKVNRQTVLEALQQLIRVTQPELIQTHKSQESQLPEESKPASSKSPLALETSRAPVASESTHTDGVEEVAGSCPQAPTHSPPSKPKLVVKPPGSNINGVPPNPTPIVQRLPAFLDNHNYAKSPMQEEEDLAAGVGRSRVPVRPPQQYSDDEDDYEDEEEDDAQSTSSAIRYKRKGPGKPGPLSSSGDGQLSVLQPNTINVLAEKLKESQKDLSIPLSIKTSSGAGSPAVAVPTHSQPSPTPSNESTDTASEIGSAFNSPLRSPIRSANPTRPSSPVTSHISKVLFGEDDSLLRVDCIRYNRAVRDLGPVISTGLLHLAEDGVLSPLALTESGKGSSPSIRPSQGSQGSGSPEEKEVVEAVDSREKPGLVRPSESLNGEKYSPKELLALLKCVEAEIANYEACLKEEVEKRKKFKIDDQRRTHNYDEFICTFISMLAQEGMLANLVEQNISVRRRQGVSIGRLHKQRKPDRRKRSRPYKAKRQ; via the exons ATGAATAAGGGCTGGCTGGAGCTGGAGAGCGACCCTG GCCTCTTCACCCTCCTCGTGGAAGATTTCG GTGTCAAAGGGGTGCAGGTGGAGGAGATCTATGACCTTCAGAGCAAATGCCAAGG CCCCGTGTATGGATTCATCTTCCTGTTCAAATGGATCGAAGAGCGCCGATCCCGTCGCAAGGTCTCTACCTTGGTGGATGATACATCTGTGATTGATGATGATATTGTGAATAACATGTTCTTTGCCCACCAG CTGATCCCCAACTCTTGTGCCACCCATGCCCTGCTGAGCGTGCTCCTGAACTGCAGCAATGTGGACCTGGGGCCCACCCTGAGTCGCATGAAGGACTTCACCAAAGGCTTCAGCCCTGAG AGCAAAGGATATGCGATTGGCAATGCTCCGGAGTTGGCCAAGGCACATAATAGCCATGCCAG GCCTGAGCCACGCCACCTCCCTGAGAAGCAGAATGGCCTTAGTGCTGTGCGGACCATGGAAGCCTTCCACTTTGTCAGCTATGTGCCTATCACAGGCCGGCTTTTTGAGCTGGATGGGCTGAAAGTCTACCCCATTGACCATG GGCCCTGGGGGGAGGATGAGGAGTGGACGGACAAAGCCCGGCGGGTCATCATGGAGCGTATTGGCCTCGCCACTGCAGG GGAGCCCTACCATGACATCCGCTTCAACCTGATGGCGGTGGTGCCCGACCGCAGGATCAAGTACGAGGCCAGGCTACACGTGTTGAAGGTGAACCGTCAGACCGTACTGGAGGCCCTGCAGCAG CTGATCAGGGTAACACAGCCAGAGCTGATTCAGACCCACAAGTCTCAAGAGTCACagctgcctgaagaatccaaacCCGCCAGCAGCAAGTCCCCTCTGGCGCTGGAAACAAGCAGGGCCCCGGTGGCCTCTGAGAGCACCCACACAG ATGGCGTGGAAGAGGTGGCTGGTTCATGCCCACAAGCCCCGACTCACAGCCCTCCTAGCAAACCCAAGCTGGTGGTGAAGCCTCCAGGGAGCAACATCAATGGGgttccccccaaccccactcctATTGTCCAGCGGCTGCCAGCCTTTCTGGACAATCACAACTATGCCAAGTCCCCCATGCAG GAGGAGGAAGACCTGGCAGCGGGTGTGGGCCGCAGCAGAGTTCCAGTGCGCCCGCCCCAGCAGTACTCAGACGATGAAGATGACTacgaggatgaggaggaggacgACGCACAGAGCACCAGCTCCGCCATCAG GTATAAGCGAAAGGGGCCGGGGAAACCAGGGCCATTGAGCAGCTCTGGAGATGGGCAGCTGTCAGTGCTACAGCCCAACACCATCAACGTCTTGGCCGAGAAGCTCAAAGAGTCCCAGAAGGACCTCTCGATTCCTTTGTCCATCAAGACGAGCAGCGGGGCGGGGAGTCCGGCTGTGGCAGTGCCCACGCACTCGCAGCCCTCGCCCACCCCCAGCAACGAGAGCACGGACACAGCCTCTGAGATCGGCAGCGCTTTCAATTCGCCACTGCGCTCGCCCATCCGCTCAGCCAACCCCACGCGGCCCTCTAGTCCCGTCACCTCGCACATCTCCAAGGTGCTTTTTGGAGAGGACGACAGCCTGCTGCGTGTTGACTGCATACGCTACAATCGTGCTGTACGCGACCTGGGTCCTGTCATCAGCACGGGCCTCCTGCACCTGGCTGAGGATGGTGTGCTGAGTCCCCTGGCACTGACAG AGAGTGGGAAGGGTTCCTCCCCTTCCATCAGACCAAGCCAAGGCAGCCAGGGGTCTGGCAGcccagaggagaaggaggtggtggAGGCTGTGGACAGCAGAGAGAAGCCAGGGCTGGTCAGGCCTAGCGAGTCCTTGAATGGGGAGAAGTATTCACCCAAG GAGCTGCTGGCGCTGCTGAAGTGTGTGGAGGCTGAAATTGCAAACTATGAGGCCTGTCTCAAGGAAGAagtggagaagaggaagaagttcAAG ATTGACGACCAGAGAAGGACCCACAACTACGATGAGTTCATCTGCACCTTCATCTCCATGCTGGCTCAGGAAG GCATGCTGGCCAATCTGGTGGAGCAGAACATCTCAGTGCGGCGGCGCCAGGGGGTCAGCATTGGCCGGCTCCACAAGCAGCGGAAGCCGGACCGGCGGAAACGCTCCCGTCCCTATAAGGCCAAGCGCCAGTGA
- the BAP1 gene encoding ubiquitin carboxyl-terminal hydrolase BAP1 isoform X3, which translates to MPRLIPNSCATHALLSVLLNCSNVDLGPTLSRMKDFTKGFSPESKGYAIGNAPELAKAHNSHARPEPRHLPEKQNGLSAVRTMEAFHFVSYVPITGRLFELDGLKVYPIDHGPWGEDEEWTDKARRVIMERIGLATAGEPYHDIRFNLMAVVPDRRIKYEARLHVLKVNRQTVLEALQQLIRVTQPELIQTHKSQESQLPEESKPASSKSPLALETSRAPVASESTHTDGVEEVAGSCPQAPTHSPPSKPKLVVKPPGSNINGVPPNPTPIVQRLPAFLDNHNYAKSPMQEEEDLAAGVGRSRVPVRPPQQYSDDEDDYEDEEEDDAQSTSSAIRYKRKGPGKPGPLSSSGDGQLSVLQPNTINVLAEKLKESQKDLSIPLSIKTSSGAGSPAVAVPTHSQPSPTPSNESTDTASEIGSAFNSPLRSPIRSANPTRPSSPVTSHISKVLFGEDDSLLRVDCIRYNRAVRDLGPVISTGLLHLAEDGVLSPLALTESGKGSSPSIRPSQGSQGSGSPEEKEVVEAVDSREKPGLVRPSESLNGEKYSPKELLALLKCVEAEIANYEACLKEEVEKRKKFKIDDQRRTHNYDEFICTFISMLAQEGMLANLVEQNISVRRRQGVSIGRLHKQRKPDRRKRSRPYKAKRQ; encoded by the exons ATGCCAAGG CTGATCCCCAACTCTTGTGCCACCCATGCCCTGCTGAGCGTGCTCCTGAACTGCAGCAATGTGGACCTGGGGCCCACCCTGAGTCGCATGAAGGACTTCACCAAAGGCTTCAGCCCTGAG AGCAAAGGATATGCGATTGGCAATGCTCCGGAGTTGGCCAAGGCACATAATAGCCATGCCAG GCCTGAGCCACGCCACCTCCCTGAGAAGCAGAATGGCCTTAGTGCTGTGCGGACCATGGAAGCCTTCCACTTTGTCAGCTATGTGCCTATCACAGGCCGGCTTTTTGAGCTGGATGGGCTGAAAGTCTACCCCATTGACCATG GGCCCTGGGGGGAGGATGAGGAGTGGACGGACAAAGCCCGGCGGGTCATCATGGAGCGTATTGGCCTCGCCACTGCAGG GGAGCCCTACCATGACATCCGCTTCAACCTGATGGCGGTGGTGCCCGACCGCAGGATCAAGTACGAGGCCAGGCTACACGTGTTGAAGGTGAACCGTCAGACCGTACTGGAGGCCCTGCAGCAG CTGATCAGGGTAACACAGCCAGAGCTGATTCAGACCCACAAGTCTCAAGAGTCACagctgcctgaagaatccaaacCCGCCAGCAGCAAGTCCCCTCTGGCGCTGGAAACAAGCAGGGCCCCGGTGGCCTCTGAGAGCACCCACACAG ATGGCGTGGAAGAGGTGGCTGGTTCATGCCCACAAGCCCCGACTCACAGCCCTCCTAGCAAACCCAAGCTGGTGGTGAAGCCTCCAGGGAGCAACATCAATGGGgttccccccaaccccactcctATTGTCCAGCGGCTGCCAGCCTTTCTGGACAATCACAACTATGCCAAGTCCCCCATGCAG GAGGAGGAAGACCTGGCAGCGGGTGTGGGCCGCAGCAGAGTTCCAGTGCGCCCGCCCCAGCAGTACTCAGACGATGAAGATGACTacgaggatgaggaggaggacgACGCACAGAGCACCAGCTCCGCCATCAG GTATAAGCGAAAGGGGCCGGGGAAACCAGGGCCATTGAGCAGCTCTGGAGATGGGCAGCTGTCAGTGCTACAGCCCAACACCATCAACGTCTTGGCCGAGAAGCTCAAAGAGTCCCAGAAGGACCTCTCGATTCCTTTGTCCATCAAGACGAGCAGCGGGGCGGGGAGTCCGGCTGTGGCAGTGCCCACGCACTCGCAGCCCTCGCCCACCCCCAGCAACGAGAGCACGGACACAGCCTCTGAGATCGGCAGCGCTTTCAATTCGCCACTGCGCTCGCCCATCCGCTCAGCCAACCCCACGCGGCCCTCTAGTCCCGTCACCTCGCACATCTCCAAGGTGCTTTTTGGAGAGGACGACAGCCTGCTGCGTGTTGACTGCATACGCTACAATCGTGCTGTACGCGACCTGGGTCCTGTCATCAGCACGGGCCTCCTGCACCTGGCTGAGGATGGTGTGCTGAGTCCCCTGGCACTGACAG AGAGTGGGAAGGGTTCCTCCCCTTCCATCAGACCAAGCCAAGGCAGCCAGGGGTCTGGCAGcccagaggagaaggaggtggtggAGGCTGTGGACAGCAGAGAGAAGCCAGGGCTGGTCAGGCCTAGCGAGTCCTTGAATGGGGAGAAGTATTCACCCAAG GAGCTGCTGGCGCTGCTGAAGTGTGTGGAGGCTGAAATTGCAAACTATGAGGCCTGTCTCAAGGAAGAagtggagaagaggaagaagttcAAG ATTGACGACCAGAGAAGGACCCACAACTACGATGAGTTCATCTGCACCTTCATCTCCATGCTGGCTCAGGAAG GCATGCTGGCCAATCTGGTGGAGCAGAACATCTCAGTGCGGCGGCGCCAGGGGGTCAGCATTGGCCGGCTCCACAAGCAGCGGAAGCCGGACCGGCGGAAACGCTCCCGTCCCTATAAGGCCAAGCGCCAGTGA
- the BAP1 gene encoding ubiquitin carboxyl-terminal hydrolase BAP1 isoform X2, which translates to MNKGWLELESDPGLFTLLVEDFGVKGVQVEEIYDLQSKCQGPVYGFIFLFKWIEERRSRRKVSTLVDDTSVIDDDIVNNMFFAHQLIPNSCATHALLSVLLNCSNVDLGPTLSRMKDFTKGFSPESKGYAIGNAPELAKAHNSHARPEPRHLPEKQNGLSAVRTMEAFHFVSYVPITGRLFELDGLKVYPIDHGPWGEDEEWTDKARRVIMERIGLATAGIKYEARLHVLKVNRQTVLEALQQLIRVTQPELIQTHKSQESQLPEESKPASSKSPLALETSRAPVASESTHTDGVEEVAGSCPQAPTHSPPSKPKLVVKPPGSNINGVPPNPTPIVQRLPAFLDNHNYAKSPMQEEEDLAAGVGRSRVPVRPPQQYSDDEDDYEDEEEDDAQSTSSAIRYKRKGPGKPGPLSSSGDGQLSVLQPNTINVLAEKLKESQKDLSIPLSIKTSSGAGSPAVAVPTHSQPSPTPSNESTDTASEIGSAFNSPLRSPIRSANPTRPSSPVTSHISKVLFGEDDSLLRVDCIRYNRAVRDLGPVISTGLLHLAEDGVLSPLALTESGKGSSPSIRPSQGSQGSGSPEEKEVVEAVDSREKPGLVRPSESLNGEKYSPKELLALLKCVEAEIANYEACLKEEVEKRKKFKIDDQRRTHNYDEFICTFISMLAQEGMLANLVEQNISVRRRQGVSIGRLHKQRKPDRRKRSRPYKAKRQ; encoded by the exons ATGAATAAGGGCTGGCTGGAGCTGGAGAGCGACCCTG GCCTCTTCACCCTCCTCGTGGAAGATTTCG GTGTCAAAGGGGTGCAGGTGGAGGAGATCTATGACCTTCAGAGCAAATGCCAAGG CCCCGTGTATGGATTCATCTTCCTGTTCAAATGGATCGAAGAGCGCCGATCCCGTCGCAAGGTCTCTACCTTGGTGGATGATACATCTGTGATTGATGATGATATTGTGAATAACATGTTCTTTGCCCACCAG CTGATCCCCAACTCTTGTGCCACCCATGCCCTGCTGAGCGTGCTCCTGAACTGCAGCAATGTGGACCTGGGGCCCACCCTGAGTCGCATGAAGGACTTCACCAAAGGCTTCAGCCCTGAG AGCAAAGGATATGCGATTGGCAATGCTCCGGAGTTGGCCAAGGCACATAATAGCCATGCCAG GCCTGAGCCACGCCACCTCCCTGAGAAGCAGAATGGCCTTAGTGCTGTGCGGACCATGGAAGCCTTCCACTTTGTCAGCTATGTGCCTATCACAGGCCGGCTTTTTGAGCTGGATGGGCTGAAAGTCTACCCCATTGACCATG GGCCCTGGGGGGAGGATGAGGAGTGGACGGACAAAGCCCGGCGGGTCATCATGGAGCGTATTGGCCTCGCCACTGCAGG GATCAAGTACGAGGCCAGGCTACACGTGTTGAAGGTGAACCGTCAGACCGTACTGGAGGCCCTGCAGCAG CTGATCAGGGTAACACAGCCAGAGCTGATTCAGACCCACAAGTCTCAAGAGTCACagctgcctgaagaatccaaacCCGCCAGCAGCAAGTCCCCTCTGGCGCTGGAAACAAGCAGGGCCCCGGTGGCCTCTGAGAGCACCCACACAG ATGGCGTGGAAGAGGTGGCTGGTTCATGCCCACAAGCCCCGACTCACAGCCCTCCTAGCAAACCCAAGCTGGTGGTGAAGCCTCCAGGGAGCAACATCAATGGGgttccccccaaccccactcctATTGTCCAGCGGCTGCCAGCCTTTCTGGACAATCACAACTATGCCAAGTCCCCCATGCAG GAGGAGGAAGACCTGGCAGCGGGTGTGGGCCGCAGCAGAGTTCCAGTGCGCCCGCCCCAGCAGTACTCAGACGATGAAGATGACTacgaggatgaggaggaggacgACGCACAGAGCACCAGCTCCGCCATCAG GTATAAGCGAAAGGGGCCGGGGAAACCAGGGCCATTGAGCAGCTCTGGAGATGGGCAGCTGTCAGTGCTACAGCCCAACACCATCAACGTCTTGGCCGAGAAGCTCAAAGAGTCCCAGAAGGACCTCTCGATTCCTTTGTCCATCAAGACGAGCAGCGGGGCGGGGAGTCCGGCTGTGGCAGTGCCCACGCACTCGCAGCCCTCGCCCACCCCCAGCAACGAGAGCACGGACACAGCCTCTGAGATCGGCAGCGCTTTCAATTCGCCACTGCGCTCGCCCATCCGCTCAGCCAACCCCACGCGGCCCTCTAGTCCCGTCACCTCGCACATCTCCAAGGTGCTTTTTGGAGAGGACGACAGCCTGCTGCGTGTTGACTGCATACGCTACAATCGTGCTGTACGCGACCTGGGTCCTGTCATCAGCACGGGCCTCCTGCACCTGGCTGAGGATGGTGTGCTGAGTCCCCTGGCACTGACAG AGAGTGGGAAGGGTTCCTCCCCTTCCATCAGACCAAGCCAAGGCAGCCAGGGGTCTGGCAGcccagaggagaaggaggtggtggAGGCTGTGGACAGCAGAGAGAAGCCAGGGCTGGTCAGGCCTAGCGAGTCCTTGAATGGGGAGAAGTATTCACCCAAG GAGCTGCTGGCGCTGCTGAAGTGTGTGGAGGCTGAAATTGCAAACTATGAGGCCTGTCTCAAGGAAGAagtggagaagaggaagaagttcAAG ATTGACGACCAGAGAAGGACCCACAACTACGATGAGTTCATCTGCACCTTCATCTCCATGCTGGCTCAGGAAG GCATGCTGGCCAATCTGGTGGAGCAGAACATCTCAGTGCGGCGGCGCCAGGGGGTCAGCATTGGCCGGCTCCACAAGCAGCGGAAGCCGGACCGGCGGAAACGCTCCCGTCCCTATAAGGCCAAGCGCCAGTGA
- the PHF7 gene encoding PHD finger protein 7: MQTTEVLRRSAKTKRVTQRKRSSGPVCRLCLQEPGDPEKLGEFLQKDNLSVHYFCLILSSKLPQRGQSNRGFHGFLPEDIRKEAARASRKICFVCKRKGAAINCQKDQCARNFHLPCGLERGCLSQFFGEYKSFCGEHRPTQNIRRRNVGEESCILCCEDLSQISVENIQSPCCSQAIYHRKCIQKYAHTSAKHFFKCPQCNNREEFPQEMLRMGIHIPDRDAAWELEPGAFSELYQRYQHCDAPICLYERGRDSSEEEGKWRLILCATCGSHGTHRNCSSLRSNCKKWECMECAPAAKVIEYTLENSGDIPCCSSTFLSRGHFYRDTGLEENPGPSWTNWPGSSLLENPESSGPRRSQSWGSKGVTISKSCKKSE; this comes from the exons ATGCAAACAACTGAAGTTTTAag AAGATCTGCCAAGACAAAGAGGGTAACCCAGAGGAAGCGTTCTTCAGGGCCTG TTTGCCGGCTATGCCTTCAAGAACCTGGGGATCCCGAAAAATTAGGGGAATTTCTTCAGAAGGACAATCTCAGTGTGCATTATTTCTGTCTT ATCCTATCTAGCAAGCTGCCTCAGAGGGGCCAATCCAACAGAGGTTTCCATGGATTCCTACCTGAAGACATCAGAAAGGAGGCAGCCCGGGCCTCTAGGAAG ATCTGCTTTGTGTGCAAGAGAAAGGGAGCTGCCATCAACTGCCAGAAGGACCAATGTGCCAGAAACTTCCATCTTCCTTGTGGCCTAGAAAGGGGTTGCCTTTCACAATTTTTTGGAGAGTACAA ATCATTTTGTGGGGAACATCGCCCTACACAGAACATCCGACGCAGGAACGTGGGGGAGGAAAGCTGTATCTTGTGTTGTGAAGACTTATCCCAAATAAGTGTTGAAAACATCCAGAGCCCATGCTGTAGCCAAGCCATCTACCACCGGAAGTGCATACAG AAATATGCTCACACATCAGCAAAGCATTTCTTCAAATGTCCACAGTGCAACAATCGAGAAGAGTTTCCTCAAGAAATGCTAAGAATGGGAATTCATATTCCAGACAG AGATGCTGCCTGGGAACTCGAGCCAGGGGCTTTCTCAGAGTTGTATCAGCGCTATCAGCATTGTGATGCCCCCATCTGTCTGTATGAACGAGGCAGAGACAGCTCTGAGGAAGAAGG GAAGTGGCGCCTCATTCTGTGCGCTACATGCGGATCCCATGGAACCCATAGGAACTGCTCCTCTCTCAGATCCAACTGTAAGAAATGGGAGTGCATGGAGTGTGCGCCTGCTGCCAAAGTCATAG AGTACACACTTGAAAACTCAGGTGACATCCCCTGTTGCAGCAGCACCTTCCTCTCCAGGGGACATTTCTACAGAGACACCGGGCTGGAAGAGAATCCGGGCCCTTCTTGGACCAACTGGCCAGGATCTTCCTTATTAGAAAACCCAGAGTCCTCTGGTCCCAGGAGGAGCCAATCCTGGGGATCTAAGGGTGTCACAATCTCTAAGAGCTGCAAAAAATCCGAGTAA